One window of the Prochlorococcus marinus XMU1411 genome contains the following:
- a CDS encoding Tab2 family RNA-binding protein produces the protein MNINNEVEPSLELKISNWELDFYSRPIIESNGKKRWELIICSTRSYKTEDIFLWNKKCPANEVNSVWLTKALNEAINDAKKEGWAKPSVVRFWRSSMKSIIKKSLEATSIEALVSRRTYDLFDRIEFLEKEIYPKEKGYVRGVLAPNFTSKMENSPQPLPEAVRGDALTISEISIGELKSAENWPIEFGNIFPIQQDLDDNDLVPGLRLFSKDRSLALSAWFSCLEPIKLVINKNQLILEASEDDKWLVTDLPEKDANILSKKFLENKKNSFGYQFISIQSTPYIEKFAGFWILRDIELIS, from the coding sequence ATGAACATTAATAATGAAGTAGAACCAAGTCTTGAATTGAAAATTTCAAATTGGGAATTAGACTTTTACTCAAGACCAATTATTGAATCAAATGGAAAAAAAAGGTGGGAGTTAATTATTTGCTCTACGAGAAGTTATAAGACAGAAGATATTTTTCTTTGGAATAAAAAATGCCCTGCTAATGAAGTTAATTCAGTATGGCTTACAAAAGCACTAAATGAAGCAATTAACGATGCAAAAAAAGAAGGCTGGGCAAAACCCTCAGTAGTTAGATTTTGGAGATCGTCAATGAAATCGATTATTAAAAAATCTCTAGAGGCAACAAGTATCGAGGCTCTTGTTAGTAGAAGAACTTACGATTTATTCGATAGGATCGAATTTCTTGAAAAAGAAATTTATCCAAAGGAAAAAGGTTATGTAAGAGGTGTACTAGCTCCTAATTTTACTTCCAAAATGGAAAACTCTCCTCAACCTCTACCAGAAGCAGTGAGGGGTGATGCTTTAACTATCTCTGAAATATCAATTGGCGAACTAAAATCAGCAGAAAATTGGCCTATAGAATTTGGAAATATTTTCCCAATTCAGCAAGATTTAGATGATAATGACTTAGTTCCAGGATTAAGACTTTTTAGCAAAGATAGATCCTTAGCACTTTCTGCATGGTTCAGTTGTTTAGAACCTATTAAATTAGTTATCAATAAGAACCAACTCATCCTTGAAGCTTCAGAAGATGATAAATGGCTTGTAACAGATCTACCAGAAAAAGATGCAAATATTTTAAGTAAAAAGTTTTTAGAGAATAAAAAAAATTCTTTTGGTTATCAATTTATTTCCATACAATCAACGCCATACATCGAAAAATTTGCAGGCTTCTGGATATTAAGAGATATTGAATTAATTTCATAA
- the folE gene encoding GTP cyclohydrolase I — MTSTLPNDNIRNFDDQITNKLISEIIRDRIKDSGTRFSANDNIADFINPGELEILEREVASRVKDLLKSLIIDVENDHNTQETAERVSKMYLNEVFKGRYHQQPKVTSFPNDKNLDEIYTVGPISVRSACSHHLVPILGECWIGIKPGNKVIGLSKFARVADWVFSRPHIQEEAVMILADEIEKLCEPKGLGIIVKAQHYCMKWRGVKEPNTSMINSVVRGDFRHDLSLKQEFFELVKQQSATNNY, encoded by the coding sequence ATGACCTCTACATTACCCAACGATAATATTAGAAACTTTGACGACCAGATTACTAATAAATTAATCTCCGAAATTATAAGAGACAGAATCAAAGATTCTGGGACCAGATTTAGCGCCAACGATAATATTGCAGATTTTATAAATCCTGGAGAATTAGAGATTTTAGAAAGGGAAGTTGCTTCAAGAGTCAAGGACTTACTAAAGTCCCTCATAATTGATGTTGAGAATGATCATAATACTCAAGAAACTGCTGAAAGAGTTTCAAAAATGTATTTAAATGAAGTTTTTAAAGGCAGGTATCATCAACAACCTAAAGTTACAAGTTTCCCAAATGACAAGAATCTTGATGAGATTTATACAGTTGGCCCAATTTCTGTTAGATCTGCATGTTCGCATCACTTAGTTCCAATTTTAGGAGAGTGTTGGATAGGTATTAAACCTGGGAATAAAGTAATAGGACTTTCAAAATTTGCTAGAGTTGCTGATTGGGTTTTTTCAAGACCTCATATTCAGGAAGAAGCTGTAATGATACTTGCAGATGAAATCGAAAAACTATGTGAACCTAAAGGTTTAGGGATTATTGTAAAGGCCCAACATTATTGTATGAAATGGAGGGGAGTCAAAGAACCAAATACAAGTATGATTAATTCTGTGGTGAGGGGAGATTTTAGACACGATTTAAGTTTAAAACAAGAATTTTTTGAACTTGTAAAACAGCAGTCTGCTACTAATAATTACTAA
- a CDS encoding aldehyde oxygenase (deformylating), with protein MQTLESNKKTTEESPNPISLNLPDFTTDSYKDAYSRINAIVIEGEQEAHDNYISIATLIPNEVEELTKLARMEMKHKRGFTACGRNLGVQADMEFAKKFFSELHGNFQIALEKGNLTTCLLIQAILIEAFAISAYNVYIRVADPFAKKITEGVVKDEYLHLNYGQEWLKENLSTCKEELMEANKVNLPLIKKMLDEVADDASVLAMDREELMEEFMIAYQDTLMEIGLDNREIARMAMAAIV; from the coding sequence ATGCAAACTCTAGAATCAAATAAAAAAACTACTGAGGAATCTCCTAATCCGATTTCTTTAAATTTACCTGACTTTACTACAGATTCATATAAAGATGCATATAGCAGAATTAATGCAATAGTTATAGAGGGAGAGCAAGAGGCTCATGATAATTACATTTCAATAGCAACTTTAATACCAAATGAGGTAGAAGAGTTGACTAAATTAGCAAGAATGGAAATGAAACACAAAAGAGGTTTTACTGCATGTGGAAGGAATTTAGGCGTTCAAGCTGATATGGAATTTGCTAAAAAATTCTTTTCTGAATTACATGGTAATTTTCAAATTGCTCTTGAAAAAGGTAATTTAACAACATGTCTTCTAATACAAGCAATTTTAATCGAAGCCTTTGCAATCTCTGCTTATAATGTCTATATACGAGTTGCAGATCCTTTCGCTAAAAAAATAACAGAAGGTGTTGTTAAAGATGAATACCTTCATTTAAATTATGGTCAAGAGTGGCTTAAAGAGAATTTATCCACTTGTAAAGAGGAATTAATGGAAGCTAATAAGGTTAATCTTCCTTTAATTAAAAAGATGTTAGATGAAGTTGCAGATGATGCATCAGTTTTAGCTATGGACAGAGAAGAATTAATGGAAGAATTTATGATTGCTTACCAAGATACTCTTATGGAAATAGGTCTGGATAATAGAGAAATTGCAAGAATGGCTATGGCAGCTATTGTTTAA
- a CDS encoding acetyl-CoA carboxylase carboxyltransferase subunit alpha has protein sequence MAKRYLLDFEKPLVELEKQIEQIKELARDSEVDVSQQLLQLETLAARRREEIFKSLTPAQKIQVARHPQRPSTLDFVQMFCDDWIELHGDRNGGDDMALIGGIGSINNRPVMMLGHQKGRDTKENVVRNFGMAKPGGYRKALRLMQHANRFSLPILTFIDTPGAYAGLKAEEQGQGEAIARNLREMFGLKVPIVATVIGEGGSGGALGIGVADRLLMFEHSVYTVASPEACASILWRDAAKAPEAASALKITGKDLLKLGIIDEVLQEPSGGNNWAPLDAGNTLKEAIEKHLNSLLQMSEDELIEERYKKFRVLGKFIEANNIEEIYSEIPQKTE, from the coding sequence ATGGCTAAACGTTACCTTCTTGATTTTGAAAAGCCTCTTGTTGAACTTGAGAAACAGATAGAGCAAATTAAAGAATTAGCTCGAGATTCAGAAGTTGATGTCAGTCAACAGCTTCTACAGCTTGAAACCTTAGCAGCGAGAAGAAGAGAAGAAATATTTAAATCTCTAACTCCTGCACAAAAGATTCAAGTAGCTAGACATCCTCAAAGGCCCAGTACTTTGGACTTTGTTCAAATGTTTTGTGATGACTGGATCGAATTACATGGAGATAGGAATGGCGGCGATGATATGGCATTAATTGGAGGAATAGGTTCGATAAATAATAGACCAGTTATGATGTTAGGGCATCAGAAAGGTAGGGACACAAAAGAAAATGTAGTAAGAAACTTTGGGATGGCAAAACCTGGAGGTTACAGAAAAGCCCTTAGATTAATGCAGCATGCAAATAGATTTTCCTTGCCAATTCTTACATTTATTGATACTCCTGGAGCTTATGCTGGTTTAAAAGCTGAAGAACAAGGTCAAGGGGAAGCGATTGCAAGAAACCTAAGAGAGATGTTTGGACTGAAAGTTCCTATAGTGGCTACTGTTATTGGAGAAGGCGGTTCAGGAGGCGCACTTGGAATAGGTGTTGCTGATAGGTTACTAATGTTTGAACACAGTGTTTATACAGTTGCGAGTCCAGAAGCATGTGCATCAATTTTGTGGAGAGATGCTGCGAAGGCACCAGAAGCAGCATCAGCACTTAAAATTACAGGTAAAGATTTACTTAAATTGGGGATTATAGATGAGGTATTACAAGAGCCTTCTGGAGGGAACAATTGGGCTCCTTTAGATGCTGGCAATACATTAAAAGAGGCTATTGAGAAACACCTTAATTCTTTATTGCAAATGTCTGAAGACGAATTAATTGAGGAAAGATACAAAAAATTTAGGGTTTTAGGTAAATTTATTGAAGCAAATAATATTGAAGAGATTTATAGTGAAATTCCCCAGAAAACCGAATAA
- the pgeF gene encoding peptidoglycan editing factor PgeF translates to MHYKEIYFSKAEIFIQNKKFEYYSSPILSHYNFKHAYFAKSSSEKFLRVLGNHFCENYINCVSNQIHSNVIVFGSHSQEGSKADADGLVGNKFNQNLWVYTADCMPIFFADKRKRSVAALHCGRKGLEKKIIKNMIKIFDNLGTSRDDLLVAIGPAISKEHYLVDKITMTEFYRKAEDKNITNNLTKAEKDLCFSDSNHFKEQDLNQLDLKRSAYKQLLNESIPNTNIEISNLCTYKLKNEFNSWRRSKTFSRQWNFICS, encoded by the coding sequence ATTCATTACAAAGAAATATATTTCTCAAAAGCTGAAATTTTTATTCAAAACAAAAAATTTGAGTATTATTCATCGCCTATTCTTAGTCATTATAATTTCAAACATGCATATTTTGCTAAGTCTAGCTCTGAGAAATTTCTTCGAGTATTAGGGAATCACTTTTGTGAAAATTACATAAATTGTGTTTCTAATCAAATTCACAGTAATGTGATAGTTTTTGGATCACATTCGCAAGAAGGGAGTAAGGCTGATGCAGATGGTCTTGTTGGTAATAAATTCAATCAAAACTTATGGGTTTACACGGCTGATTGTATGCCAATATTTTTTGCAGATAAAAGGAAAAGAAGTGTGGCAGCTTTGCATTGTGGAAGAAAGGGTTTAGAAAAAAAAATAATAAAAAATATGATTAAAATTTTCGATAATTTAGGTACTTCTAGAGATGATTTACTTGTTGCTATAGGACCAGCGATTTCGAAGGAACATTATCTAGTTGATAAAATAACAATGACAGAATTTTATAGAAAGGCAGAAGACAAAAACATAACGAACAATTTGACTAAAGCTGAAAAAGATCTATGTTTTAGTGATTCGAATCACTTCAAAGAGCAAGACTTAAATCAACTTGATCTTAAAAGATCTGCTTATAAGCAACTTTTAAATGAGAGCATTCCCAATACAAATATAGAAATCTCAAATTTATGCACATACAAACTAAAAAATGAATTTAATTCCTGGAGAAGAAGCAAAACATTCTCGA
- a CDS encoding S1 RNA-binding domain-containing protein encodes MGVSNKNAQDNIQPKGNKKDFKKPLQVLHISKKDTQEIQNEKNNSQEEIKKENIAIKPQIIKDESIKEIKENNENTKSFDNSQQDINKPLNFSEQKTDFQIERTVDEFDFDESAFLEALNANEPIGATGETISGKVIAIESDGLYVDIGGKAPGYMPKKECGLGVITNFKEKFSIGLEMEVLVIKEQNADGMVTVSARALILRQSWEKVSSSAKNGELITVLINGFNRGGLTCDVDGLRGFIPRSQLEDGQDHQSFVGKTLKVAFIEVNPESRKLVLSEKKASLVSKLTSLELGQLIEGEVLAVKPYGFFIDLGGASGLLHQSSLTNGSIRSLREIFREGEIIKALISEIDLEKGRIGLNTALLENSAGELIIDKQKVMKEATDRALKTKALFDKKEQDK; translated from the coding sequence ATGGGAGTCAGTAATAAAAATGCCCAAGATAATATCCAACCAAAGGGCAATAAAAAAGATTTCAAAAAACCTCTTCAGGTACTTCACATAAGCAAAAAAGATACTCAAGAAATACAGAATGAGAAAAACAATTCGCAAGAGGAAATTAAAAAAGAAAATATAGCAATCAAACCTCAAATAATTAAAGATGAATCAATAAAAGAAATTAAAGAAAATAATGAGAACACAAAATCTTTTGATAATTCTCAACAAGACATAAATAAACCCCTTAATTTTTCTGAACAAAAAACAGATTTTCAAATAGAAAGAACAGTTGATGAATTCGATTTTGATGAAAGTGCTTTTTTGGAGGCTTTGAATGCAAATGAGCCAATTGGGGCTACAGGAGAAACAATTTCAGGGAAGGTAATAGCAATCGAAAGTGATGGTCTATATGTTGACATTGGAGGGAAAGCACCTGGTTATATGCCAAAAAAAGAATGTGGGTTGGGCGTCATAACTAACTTTAAAGAAAAATTTTCTATAGGCCTTGAAATGGAAGTTTTGGTTATCAAAGAACAAAATGCTGATGGAATGGTAACAGTAAGTGCTCGGGCATTAATTCTCAGGCAAAGTTGGGAGAAAGTATCAAGTTCAGCAAAAAACGGAGAATTAATTACCGTTTTAATTAATGGATTTAACAGAGGTGGGCTTACTTGTGATGTAGATGGATTGAGAGGATTCATCCCAAGATCCCAACTTGAAGATGGACAAGATCATCAATCCTTTGTTGGCAAAACTCTAAAAGTAGCTTTTATTGAGGTGAACCCAGAATCCAGAAAATTAGTTCTCTCTGAAAAGAAAGCATCATTAGTCTCTAAACTTACAAGTCTAGAATTAGGCCAATTAATTGAAGGAGAAGTTTTAGCAGTTAAACCATATGGATTCTTTATTGATTTAGGTGGAGCTAGTGGACTTCTTCATCAATCCTCACTAACAAATGGATCGATTCGTTCTTTACGAGAAATTTTTAGAGAAGGGGAAATTATAAAAGCTTTAATATCAGAAATTGACCTCGAAAAAGGGCGCATTGGTCTCAACACAGCTCTCTTGGAGAACTCTGCAGGAGAATTAATTATTGATAAGCAAAAAGTCATGAAAGAAGCCACAGATAGAGCCCTAAAAACTAAAGCACTCTTTGATAAAAAAGAGCAAGATAAATGA
- a CDS encoding phosphoribosylanthranilate isomerase — translation MPKTNPLVKICGLTSEDQALQIAKLGAHAIGIISVEESPRYISAEIKKKIFKTIERFYPKIERISVVQNCPIDLIIKNFLGDPSETIIQLHGDEDIDYCKNIRKKIPNIGLWKAFRIKTEKDIDKIKPFEDFVDAILLDSWNRETYGGSGKKIKSTYLKNLQFSKPWWLAGGISIEWIDEILNDIKPDGLDISSCIEISPGLKDIKKTEELFKFLKKD, via the coding sequence ATGCCCAAGACTAATCCTTTAGTTAAAATTTGTGGACTAACTTCTGAAGATCAGGCTCTTCAAATCGCAAAATTAGGAGCGCATGCTATAGGGATTATTTCAGTGGAAGAGTCACCAAGGTATATATCAGCTGAAATTAAGAAAAAAATTTTTAAAACCATAGAGAGGTTTTATCCAAAGATCGAGAGAATATCAGTTGTACAAAATTGTCCAATAGACTTAATTATCAAAAATTTCTTAGGAGACCCAAGTGAAACTATCATTCAATTACATGGAGATGAAGATATTGATTACTGCAAAAATATAAGGAAAAAAATTCCCAATATTGGCTTATGGAAGGCTTTTAGAATAAAAACAGAAAAGGACATAGACAAAATCAAACCTTTTGAGGATTTTGTAGATGCGATACTACTTGATTCTTGGAATAGAGAAACTTATGGAGGTTCAGGAAAAAAAATAAAATCTACTTACTTAAAAAATCTGCAATTTAGCAAGCCTTGGTGGTTAGCCGGTGGGATATCAATTGAATGGATTGATGAAATACTCAATGATATCAAACCTGATGGGCTAGATATTTCTAGTTGTATTGAGATTTCTCCTGGTCTAAAAGATATAAAAAAAACAGAAGAACTTTTTAAGTTTTTAAAAAAGGATTAG
- a CDS encoding lipoyl protein ligase domain-containing protein, producing the protein MKIIINKPTKLILGIENQALIFSTNNLSGFDQMALDLNSLDQTISNPEIILTLRFYYWTGDWLSIGYHQKEIPLHWKNLLSNGEINIVRRPSGGGAVLHSGGITYALTFKKTYYKFLSYEMVNNWLIESFRELGLNLKYGNLRKSSIKTNCFGTSLISDLVDQDGFKRIGSAQFRKKGAFLQHGEIQTNPSRDLWFKLFKEEAPPKVNLKLTNDEIVQHLRNSFLINKSNINFKNIAIDNKK; encoded by the coding sequence TTGAAAATTATCATAAATAAACCTACAAAGTTAATTTTGGGAATTGAAAATCAGGCTTTAATTTTTTCAACAAATAATTTATCTGGATTTGATCAAATGGCTTTAGATTTAAATTCTTTAGATCAGACAATTTCGAATCCTGAAATAATTCTCACATTGAGGTTCTACTATTGGACTGGGGATTGGCTTTCAATTGGCTATCACCAAAAGGAAATTCCTCTTCATTGGAAAAATTTATTATCGAATGGGGAAATTAATATTGTAAGACGTCCTTCTGGAGGGGGTGCTGTTCTGCATTCAGGAGGCATAACATATGCATTAACATTTAAAAAAACTTACTATAAATTCTTAAGTTATGAAATGGTTAATAATTGGTTAATTGAAAGTTTTAGAGAATTAGGTCTAAACTTAAAATATGGTAATTTACGAAAATCAAGCATTAAAACAAATTGTTTTGGAACTTCATTAATTTCCGATTTAGTTGATCAAGATGGGTTTAAGAGAATAGGTAGTGCTCAATTTCGTAAAAAAGGTGCATTCCTTCAACATGGAGAAATTCAAACAAATCCTTCAAGAGATTTGTGGTTCAAATTATTCAAAGAAGAAGCTCCACCAAAAGTAAATTTAAAGCTAACAAATGATGAAATAGTTCAACATTTGAGAAATTCATTCCTGATAAATAAATCAAATATAAATTTCAAAAATATTGCCATAGATAATAAAAAATAG
- a CDS encoding long-chain acyl-[acyl-carrier-protein] reductase: protein MFGLIGHSTSFEDAKRKASLLGFDHIADGDLDVWCTAPPQLVENVEVKSATGISIEGSYIDSCFVPEMLSRFKTARRKVLNAMELAQKKGINITALGGFTSIIFENFNLLQHKQIRNTSLEWERFTTGNTHTAWVICRQLEINAPRIGIDLKKATVAVIGATGDIGSAVCRWLINKTGISELLMVARQQEPLELLQKELDGGTITSLDEALPQADIVVWVASMPKTIEIDTDNLKKPCLMIDGGYPKNLDEKFQGENIHVLKGGIVEFFNDIGWNMMELAEMQNPQREMFACFAEAMILEFEKCHTNFSWGRNNISLEKMEFIGAASLKHGFSAIGLDKQPKVLTV from the coding sequence ATGTTTGGGTTAATAGGCCACTCAACTAGCTTTGAAGATGCAAAAAGAAAAGCTTCTTTACTAGGCTTTGATCATATTGCAGATGGTGACCTAGATGTTTGGTGCACAGCTCCTCCTCAATTGGTTGAGAATGTGGAAGTTAAGAGTGCTACTGGAATATCTATTGAAGGCTCTTACATAGATTCTTGCTTTGTTCCTGAAATGCTTTCTAGGTTTAAAACAGCTAGAAGAAAAGTATTAAATGCTATGGAACTAGCTCAGAAAAAAGGGATTAACATAACCGCCTTAGGAGGATTTACTTCAATTATTTTCGAGAATTTTAATCTTCTACAACACAAACAAATTAGAAATACTTCATTAGAGTGGGAAAGGTTTACTACTGGCAATACTCATACTGCTTGGGTTATTTGTAGGCAACTAGAAATAAATGCACCTCGCATTGGGATAGACCTTAAAAAAGCAACTGTTGCTGTAATTGGTGCTACAGGTGATATTGGTAGCGCTGTTTGTAGATGGCTTATAAATAAAACTGGGATTTCAGAACTTCTTATGGTGGCAAGACAACAAGAACCACTAGAGCTTTTACAAAAAGAATTAGATGGTGGCACCATAACAAGTTTAGATGAGGCATTGCCTCAGGCAGATATTGTTGTGTGGGTCGCAAGTATGCCTAAAACTATTGAAATTGATACTGATAACTTAAAAAAACCATGTTTAATGATTGATGGTGGATACCCAAAAAATCTTGATGAGAAATTTCAAGGTGAAAATATTCATGTTTTAAAAGGAGGTATAGTAGAGTTTTTTAATGATATCGGTTGGAATATGATGGAACTTGCTGAAATGCAAAACCCTCAGCGAGAGATGTTTGCTTGCTTTGCAGAAGCTATGATTTTAGAATTTGAAAAGTGTCATACAAACTTTAGTTGGGGAAGAAATAATATTTCTCTCGAAAAGATGGAATTTATTGGAGCAGCTTCTTTAAAACATGGTTTTTCTGCGATTGGACTCGATAAGCAGCCTAAAGTATTAACTGTCTAA
- a CDS encoding SDR family oxidoreductase → MKFPRKPNKLKLAFITGATKGIGRSTAITFANAGWDLILLSRNMDVMEKLKSELLTTKSKINLVKCDLSNPLEIEQCVKEAIEKYGCPSVLINNAGCAFNGPLVEMDLGQWEQTMQINLTSVFQICSSIIPKMRKNGGLVINVSSHASYNAFPQWGAYCISKSALSMFTKCLREEERSNSIRACTITLGSVNTPLWDSESINADFDRTSMLSSSEVSDTILYMAQQPESQLIEDLTLMPSGGAF, encoded by the coding sequence GTGAAATTCCCCAGAAAACCGAATAAATTGAAACTTGCTTTTATAACGGGTGCTACTAAAGGTATTGGCAGATCAACTGCAATTACTTTTGCTAATGCTGGCTGGGATTTAATTTTGCTCTCCAGGAATATGGATGTAATGGAGAAACTAAAGAGCGAACTTTTGACTACTAAATCAAAAATTAACCTAGTTAAATGTGATTTATCAAATCCTCTAGAAATAGAACAGTGTGTTAAAGAAGCGATTGAGAAGTATGGGTGCCCTTCAGTATTAATAAATAATGCTGGTTGTGCATTTAATGGTCCTTTAGTTGAAATGGATTTAGGTCAATGGGAACAAACTATGCAAATAAACCTCACAAGTGTTTTCCAAATTTGCAGTTCAATAATTCCTAAAATGAGAAAAAATGGTGGATTAGTCATTAACGTTAGTAGTCATGCTTCTTATAATGCATTTCCCCAATGGGGAGCGTATTGTATTTCAAAGTCTGCACTATCTATGTTTACTAAATGCTTGAGGGAAGAAGAGAGATCTAATTCAATTAGGGCCTGTACAATAACTTTAGGTTCAGTAAATACTCCTCTTTGGGACTCAGAATCTATCAATGCTGATTTTGATAGAACTTCTATGCTCTCCTCAAGCGAAGTATCAGATACTATTCTCTACATGGCTCAACAACCTGAATCACAACTTATTGAAGACTTAACTTTAATGCCCTCTGGAGGAGCTTTTTAA
- a CDS encoding creatininase family protein: protein MNFKPIPNKFEYLNWQEIESIAKDKRSTVIWPFGAVEQHGPHLPLATDSIFVDEIISEVFKLLPSDIPLKKLPTQYIGFSPEHKGFAGTISLSSSLITSMISEVGGQLSEMGFKRLILINGHGGQISLLNAAARELRSLAPEMAVFPCFLWSGVDGLSELLTKTEIENGLHASLAETSLMLALKPELVGDERPNESIKGKIPEGWSLEGNAPTAWLTDDISKSGVIGDSRGANESLGKNLNELLINHWFKLIMNLMKSDWPNNS, encoded by the coding sequence ATGAACTTTAAACCAATACCTAATAAATTTGAATATTTAAATTGGCAAGAAATTGAGAGTATTGCAAAAGATAAAAGATCAACAGTAATTTGGCCCTTTGGCGCTGTTGAGCAACATGGACCACATTTGCCTCTCGCTACAGATAGTATTTTTGTTGATGAAATAATTAGCGAAGTTTTTAAATTATTACCTTCCGATATCCCATTAAAAAAACTCCCAACTCAATATATTGGGTTTTCCCCAGAACATAAGGGTTTTGCTGGGACAATTTCACTTTCCTCAAGTTTAATAACCTCAATGATTAGTGAAGTCGGAGGTCAGTTGTCTGAAATGGGTTTTAAGAGATTGATATTAATTAATGGACATGGAGGTCAAATTTCACTACTAAATGCAGCGGCGAGAGAGCTAAGAAGTTTAGCACCTGAGATGGCAGTTTTCCCTTGTTTCTTGTGGAGTGGTGTTGATGGATTAAGTGAATTATTAACAAAAACTGAGATCGAGAATGGACTTCATGCTTCTTTAGCTGAAACAAGTTTAATGCTCGCTTTAAAACCAGAATTGGTGGGTGATGAGCGCCCAAATGAGAGCATCAAAGGAAAGATCCCAGAAGGTTGGAGTTTAGAGGGAAATGCGCCTACTGCTTGGCTTACTGATGACATAAGTAAATCAGGTGTTATAGGAGATAGCAGAGGGGCTAATGAGTCTTTAGGAAAAAATTTAAACGAATTATTGATTAATCATTGGTTCAAATTGATAATGAATCTCATGAAATCAGATTGGCCAAACAATTCCTAA
- a CDS encoding site-2 protease family protein, translated as MRSWQIFKIWGIPFKVHPYWFVILFFFSWSISNQVNLSSGDIYNNKEAWIIGFLTSFFLLSSIIFHEVFHTFVSLNQGVKIKKITFYFLGAILQIDKYCQTALGNIKIAIVRPLLCFATASILLLISNNSVSQEQIAVNVISRVGIFNLFLGFLNLIPIGSLDGGNLLKSIIWHFSGSKNKGRNFLNKVNLLLSFFVLFFGIICLFRFNFYFGFILSFLGLFGVNSSKSESQFFKIENILKFSKISEIKLKPLRKIEYDSNFSEFNKFIKNKKDASDKYFFVTNNGRWTGFVDENILKTISLKKWERNFVGDFKKPINSFKSVSYNEKLWRTIERLEETNEGFLLVLNAADIPLGIIDRSKIGNFVLNKLGFNLPSDIVNKLKFKNHYPLGIELPRIINSMKQKGDL; from the coding sequence TTGAGAAGTTGGCAAATTTTTAAAATATGGGGAATTCCCTTTAAAGTTCACCCCTATTGGTTTGTTATTCTCTTTTTTTTCTCATGGAGTATAAGTAATCAGGTCAATTTATCTTCTGGTGATATCTACAATAATAAAGAAGCCTGGATTATAGGGTTTTTAACTTCTTTTTTCTTATTATCTTCAATTATTTTTCATGAGGTTTTTCATACTTTTGTTTCACTTAATCAGGGTGTAAAAATAAAAAAAATTACTTTTTATTTTTTAGGAGCAATTTTACAAATAGATAAGTATTGTCAAACTGCTTTAGGTAATATAAAAATTGCAATTGTTAGACCTCTTTTATGTTTCGCTACAGCATCTATCCTACTTTTAATTAGTAATAACAGTGTATCTCAAGAACAAATAGCAGTTAATGTAATTTCAAGAGTAGGTATATTTAATTTATTCTTAGGCTTCTTAAATTTGATTCCAATTGGTTCTTTAGATGGAGGAAATTTATTAAAAAGTATTATTTGGCATTTCTCAGGGAGTAAAAATAAAGGAAGAAATTTCCTCAATAAAGTAAATTTATTATTATCTTTTTTTGTTTTATTTTTTGGGATAATTTGTTTATTTAGATTTAACTTTTACTTTGGTTTTATTCTCTCTTTTTTGGGCTTGTTTGGAGTTAATTCTTCAAAATCTGAAAGTCAATTTTTTAAAATTGAAAACATACTTAAATTTAGTAAAATTTCTGAGATCAAATTAAAGCCTTTGAGGAAAATTGAATACGACTCAAATTTCTCTGAATTTAATAAATTTATAAAAAATAAGAAGGATGCATCGGATAAATATTTTTTTGTAACGAATAATGGTAGATGGACCGGTTTTGTTGATGAAAATATTTTAAAAACTATTTCCTTAAAAAAATGGGAACGGAACTTTGTTGGTGATTTTAAGAAACCAATCAATAGTTTTAAAAGTGTATCTTATAACGAGAAATTATGGAGAACTATAGAAAGACTTGAAGAAACAAATGAAGGTTTTTTATTGGTTCTCAATGCTGCAGATATTCCTTTGGGGATAATTGATAGGTCAAAAATTGGAAACTTTGTATTGAATAAATTAGGTTTTAATTTGCCTTCAGATATTGTTAACAAATTAAAATTTAAAAATCATTATCCCTTAGGAATTGAATTGCCGAGAATAATTAATTCAATGAAGCAGAAAGGAGATCTTTAA